One genomic window of Trichlorobacter lovleyi includes the following:
- a CDS encoding ATP-binding protein has protein sequence MTRTADTVHQHSSPPRQQTYARLLLLVFVIASISLTHYLAPLQLHYLHDIFQRLYYLPIILSAFWFGLWGGVGCALLVSLLYAPHIVFQWGGSLTLELEKYLEILMYNVVGGLTGLLTQRDRRQRKELQLTAEGLEQSYRALQEQTERIGAVEEQLRRSERLSTLGEMAAVLAHEVRNPLASLRGTAEILRDDFRPGTPKHEFVEIQIKETERLNRVVEEFLRMARQQPGELQRCVVAEELETIVTLTSNEARRRKVTLQLEAANRDLVVNADGEKLRQAFLNIILNALQATPEGGRVTIAVQPQQQSCEIRISDSGPGINDEIRQRIFEPFFTTKPDGTGLGLAVTKKIIEAHGGSLSVESAAGSGTTMVVQLPLSH, from the coding sequence ATGACCAGAACGGCAGATACCGTACACCAGCACAGCTCCCCTCCCCGGCAACAGACATATGCACGCCTGTTGCTGCTGGTGTTTGTGATTGCCAGCATCAGCCTGACCCACTACCTGGCCCCGCTGCAGCTGCACTACCTGCATGACATCTTCCAGCGGCTCTACTACCTGCCGATCATCCTGTCCGCCTTCTGGTTCGGCCTGTGGGGCGGTGTTGGTTGCGCCCTGCTGGTCAGCCTGCTCTATGCCCCCCATATCGTGTTTCAGTGGGGTGGATCATTGACCCTGGAACTGGAAAAATATCTTGAAATCCTGATGTACAACGTGGTGGGGGGGCTGACCGGACTTCTAACCCAGCGGGACAGGCGGCAGCGCAAAGAGCTGCAACTGACCGCCGAAGGGCTTGAGCAATCCTACCGCGCCCTGCAGGAACAGACCGAACGGATCGGGGCGGTGGAAGAACAGCTGCGCCGCTCCGAGCGGCTCTCCACCCTGGGCGAGATGGCAGCCGTACTGGCCCACGAGGTGCGCAACCCCCTGGCCTCGCTGCGGGGTACGGCCGAGATCCTGCGGGATGATTTTCGTCCCGGCACCCCCAAACATGAATTTGTCGAGATCCAGATCAAGGAGACCGAACGCCTGAACCGGGTGGTGGAAGAGTTCCTGCGGATGGCCCGCCAGCAACCCGGTGAACTACAGCGCTGTGTGGTTGCAGAAGAGCTGGAGACCATCGTCACCCTGACCTCCAACGAGGCCAGACGCCGCAAGGTAACGCTGCAGCTGGAGGCTGCCAACAGGGATCTGGTGGTCAACGCCGATGGCGAAAAGCTGCGCCAGGCCTTCCTGAACATCATCCTGAATGCCCTGCAGGCCACCCCGGAAGGGGGCCGCGTCACCATTGCGGTCCAGCCCCAGCAGCAGAGCTGCGAGATCCGTATCAGCGACAGCGGCCCCGGCATCAACGACGAGATCAGGCAGCGGATCTTTGAGCCGTTCTTCACCACCAAGCCGGACGGCACCGGCCTGGGGCTGGCCGTCACCAAAAAGATCATCGAGGCCCATGGCGGCAGTTTAAGCGTAGAGAGCGCGGCCGGTTCAGGCACCACCATGGTGGTGCAGCTGCCGCTGTCGCACTGA
- a CDS encoding homocysteine S-methyltransferase family protein, giving the protein MRERQQPLDTAPPGKISRDTINPEVRQETPLRMNDQNSFPEFYANLPCILGEGAVIERLRRDGQELDPYLVNSAFIYEESKRAALETICRQYLDIGCGFDLPLLLSTPTWRASQERIAAAGYAGVDLNGDNVRFLRALQKTYGRYGEKVIICGLMSCRGDAYAPGEALTAGEAEQFHAWQAGKLAAAGVDFLLASTLPALGEATGLASALAGTGKPYVISFVVRPEGTLLDGTPLKEALASIDASVTPRPWAYMINCTHASFARSALTHATNSSALVRQRIIGLLANTAAYSPEELDNSSCLVEEEPELFGSSVAALHHELGLKILGGCCGTDDRHIRSLAAQLAKGGR; this is encoded by the coding sequence ATGAGAGAGAGACAGCAGCCGCTGGATACAGCGCCACCGGGCAAGATCAGCAGAGACACGATCAATCCGGAAGTCAGGCAGGAGACGCCTTTACGTATGAACGATCAGAACTCTTTTCCGGAATTTTACGCCAATCTCCCCTGCATCCTTGGTGAGGGGGCGGTTATTGAACGGCTGCGGCGCGACGGCCAGGAACTTGATCCCTATCTTGTGAATTCGGCCTTTATCTATGAAGAGTCAAAACGCGCGGCACTGGAGACCATCTGCCGACAGTATCTGGATATTGGCTGTGGGTTTGACCTGCCGCTCCTGCTGTCCACTCCGACCTGGCGGGCAAGTCAGGAACGCATCGCTGCTGCCGGTTATGCCGGAGTAGATCTCAACGGCGATAATGTCAGGTTCCTGCGTGCCCTGCAGAAAACCTATGGACGGTACGGGGAGAAGGTTATCATCTGCGGGTTGATGAGCTGCCGCGGGGATGCCTATGCTCCCGGAGAGGCCTTGACCGCCGGCGAGGCAGAGCAGTTCCATGCCTGGCAGGCCGGAAAGCTGGCTGCAGCAGGGGTCGACTTCCTGCTCGCCTCCACACTGCCGGCCCTGGGTGAAGCCACCGGTCTCGCTTCTGCCCTTGCAGGCACCGGCAAGCCGTACGTCATCAGTTTTGTGGTGCGCCCTGAGGGGACCCTGTTGGATGGAACGCCACTCAAGGAGGCGTTGGCATCCATCGACGCCAGTGTGACTCCGCGCCCCTGGGCCTATATGATCAACTGCACCCATGCCTCCTTTGCCAGGTCGGCACTGACCCATGCAACCAACTCATCCGCCCTGGTCCGGCAACGCATCATCGGATTGCTGGCCAATACCGCAGCATATAGCCCCGAAGAACTTGACAACAGCAGCTGCCTGGTGGAGGAAGAGCCTGAACTTTTCGGCAGCTCTGTCGCAGCGTTACACCATGAATTGGGCCTGAAAATCCTGGGCGGCTGCTGCGGCACCGACGACCGGCATATCAGGTCGCTGGCCGCACAGTTGGCAAAAGGCGGCAGATAG
- a CDS encoding sigma-54-dependent transcriptional regulator, whose amino-acid sequence MQPTILIIDDDASLRRVLEYQLQEAGYEVATAASGEEGLTRFGELAPQLVICDMQMPGMDGMQVLKTVKERSPETPVIIITAFGSVDVAVQAMKQGAYDYITKPFNRDELHLTVARALHLTTLARENRRLKDALAGDDDYRSMVGASAAMEKVYQVVRKVADSDASVLLSGESGTGKELVARALHARSSRRSGPFVAVNCAAIPHDLLESELFGHLKGAFTGAIKDKQGKFQQADGGTIFLDEVGELPLELQPKLLRVLQERVVTPVGGNREQRLDIRVVAATNRDIEQAISEGRFREDLYYRLSVIPLHLPPLRQRREDIPLLLRHFCSKHGADEVHFDDAALVILQQYAWPGNVRELENLVERLLIMRSGVEITSADLPDKLKQPANGVAAHPGVINLPDEGYPLEQLEREVVVEALERNRWNQTAAARFLQIPRHTLLYRMEKYQITPPKP is encoded by the coding sequence ATGCAACCAACCATCCTGATCATAGACGATGATGCCTCGCTGCGGCGGGTACTGGAGTACCAGCTGCAGGAAGCCGGTTACGAGGTGGCCACGGCTGCCTCGGGCGAGGAGGGGCTGACGCGCTTTGGTGAGCTTGCCCCGCAACTGGTGATCTGCGACATGCAGATGCCGGGCATGGACGGCATGCAGGTACTGAAAACCGTTAAGGAACGTTCACCGGAGACGCCGGTCATCATCATTACCGCCTTTGGCAGCGTGGATGTGGCGGTGCAGGCCATGAAACAGGGGGCCTACGACTACATCACCAAGCCGTTCAACCGCGACGAGCTGCACCTGACCGTGGCCCGGGCGCTGCACCTGACCACGCTGGCCCGTGAAAACCGCCGGTTGAAGGATGCCCTGGCAGGGGATGATGATTACCGCAGCATGGTGGGGGCCTCAGCGGCCATGGAGAAGGTCTACCAGGTGGTCCGCAAGGTGGCTGACAGCGATGCCAGCGTGCTGCTGAGCGGAGAATCCGGCACCGGCAAGGAACTGGTGGCGCGGGCCCTGCATGCCCGCAGCTCACGCCGCAGCGGCCCGTTTGTGGCAGTCAACTGCGCGGCCATTCCCCATGACCTGCTGGAAAGCGAACTGTTCGGCCACCTGAAAGGGGCCTTTACCGGCGCCATCAAGGACAAGCAAGGCAAATTCCAGCAGGCCGATGGTGGCACGATCTTCCTGGATGAGGTGGGGGAGCTGCCGCTGGAGCTGCAGCCCAAACTGTTGCGGGTGTTGCAGGAACGGGTGGTGACCCCGGTGGGCGGCAACCGCGAGCAGCGTCTGGATATCCGGGTAGTCGCTGCCACCAATCGCGATATTGAACAGGCCATCAGCGAGGGGCGCTTCCGTGAGGATCTCTACTACCGCCTGTCCGTTATCCCGCTGCACCTGCCGCCGCTGCGGCAGCGGCGTGAGGATATCCCGCTTTTGCTGCGGCATTTCTGCAGCAAGCACGGCGCTGACGAGGTGCACTTTGATGATGCAGCCCTGGTGATCCTGCAGCAGTATGCCTGGCCCGGCAATGTGCGTGAGCTTGAAAATCTGGTGGAACGCTTGCTAATCATGCGCAGCGGTGTCGAGATCACCAGTGCCGACCTGCCGGACAAGCTGAAGCAGCCGGCCAACGGTGTTGCTGCACATCCCGGCGTGATCAATCTGCCGGATGAGGGCTACCCCCTGGAGCAGCTGGAGCGGGAGGTGGTGGTGGAGGCCCTGGAGCGCAACCGCTGGAACCAGACCGCGGCTGCCAGGTTTCTGCAGATCCCCCGCCATACCTTGTTGTACCGCATGGAGAAGTACCAGATTACCCCGCCCAAACCTTAA
- a CDS encoding TolC family protein — protein sequence MKSVFTILISLLLSSSIAIAAEQALIEPLPGLVETALANNPELKSSQARWQMYVAKARQSSSFEDPMLMFKLQNLLVREPFSLGGKDPNTAKVVGISQQLPFWGKRSLREEVASHEAEAYRFSIEERKLELRRMVKETYYKLYAVDNSLAIVAKNLRIMQDFTTVAESRYAVGQGAQTDILKAGLERSKLLDMQISLQQQRKGLEAGLNYLLSRPTDTPVGQVTDFELPRLTLSAAQLKELAEQQRPQLRVLNSQINKSRASHQLARKELWPDFNLSVEYMFRQPAMTDPGYDMFTVGLTFNLPIQRERRAAMIAESNSEATMSTEEIHSLKNNIDYTINDSLSQLERRQRLVELYQGGIIPQAEQTLESSLINYRVGKVDFLSVLDSRVSLFNYERELYESKAEYMMQLARLEAAVGSDLTTTQK from the coding sequence ATGAAAAGCGTGTTCACGATCCTGATAAGCCTTCTGCTGAGCAGCAGCATTGCCATCGCTGCAGAACAGGCATTGATCGAACCACTGCCCGGCCTGGTCGAAACCGCCCTGGCCAACAACCCTGAACTGAAATCATCACAGGCCCGCTGGCAGATGTACGTTGCCAAGGCCCGCCAGAGCTCTTCCTTTGAAGATCCGATGCTGATGTTCAAGCTGCAGAACCTGCTGGTGCGGGAGCCGTTCTCCCTTGGCGGCAAAGACCCCAATACCGCCAAGGTGGTCGGCATCAGCCAGCAGCTGCCGTTCTGGGGCAAGCGCAGCCTGCGGGAAGAGGTTGCCAGCCATGAGGCCGAGGCCTACCGCTTCAGCATTGAGGAGCGCAAGCTTGAGCTGAGGCGGATGGTCAAGGAGACCTACTACAAGCTGTATGCCGTGGACAACAGCCTGGCAATTGTGGCGAAGAACCTGCGGATCATGCAGGACTTCACCACCGTGGCCGAATCTCGCTACGCCGTGGGACAGGGGGCCCAGACCGACATCCTCAAGGCCGGCCTGGAACGTTCAAAGCTGCTGGATATGCAGATCAGCCTCCAGCAGCAGCGCAAGGGTCTGGAGGCCGGCCTGAACTACCTCTTGAGCCGCCCCACGGACACCCCGGTGGGACAGGTGACCGATTTTGAGCTGCCCCGTCTTACCCTTTCAGCTGCACAGCTCAAGGAGCTGGCGGAGCAGCAGCGCCCGCAGCTCAGGGTGCTGAACAGCCAGATCAACAAGAGCAGGGCGTCACACCAACTGGCCCGCAAGGAGCTCTGGCCCGACTTCAACCTCTCCGTTGAATATATGTTCCGCCAACCGGCCATGACAGATCCGGGCTATGACATGTTTACCGTGGGTCTGACCTTCAACCTGCCGATCCAGCGTGAACGCCGGGCCGCCATGATCGCCGAGTCAAACTCGGAAGCAACCATGTCCACAGAAGAGATACACAGCCTGAAAAACAACATCGACTACACCATCAACGACAGCCTCTCGCAACTGGAGCGCCGTCAAAGGCTGGTGGAACTGTACCAGGGCGGCATCATCCCCCAGGCCGAGCAGACCCTGGAGTCGTCCCTGATCAACTACCGGGTCGGCAAGGTGGATTTTCTGTCCGTGCTGGATAGCCGGGTCAGTCTGTTTAATTACGAACGTGAACTGTACGAGTCCAAGGCCGAGTACATGATGCAGCTGGCCCGGCTGGAAGCTGCCGTGGGCAGTGACCTGACAACAACGCAGAAGTGA
- a CDS encoding efflux RND transporter periplasmic adaptor subunit yields the protein MKLNKKIYIPMTILALAVVLVSWLAKSGRLDKLPGFHKADGHNHQEQAGNPLYTCPMHPFIIQDKPGSCPICGMELIKKLSDAQNVAQTPEQRQQAEKLGHIALSTTQRVMANVATQAAAVRTISKEISAVGVVQYDQSRQAKVTAWIAGRIDRLHVDTVGAYVAKNRPVAEVYSPELLASQQEYLLAVKSREQLKNSPIPSIAQNGEGLVASARQRLMLYGVKESQIAELERAGKPNIRLPIYTPLSGVVTEKLVQQGQYVNVGDALFNIADLSRVWIEVEVYESEFQNIKIGQTVEIASQSFPGKRFSGHVAFIYPFLDPKTRTIRARVEMPNPGLKLKPDMFVNAVIKVGLSPAIVVPVSAVMDSGKRQVVWIETQAGVFEPREVKVGQRSDDQIQILSGIKAGDKVAVSGAYLIDSESQLRGGVPQDHSQHSAGGQAAPAAAKKSDGLDMDDMKMK from the coding sequence ATGAAACTGAACAAGAAGATTTATATTCCGATGACCATCCTGGCCCTGGCGGTTGTACTCGTCAGTTGGCTCGCCAAGTCGGGGAGGCTCGACAAGCTGCCTGGTTTTCACAAAGCCGACGGCCATAACCATCAGGAACAGGCCGGCAACCCGCTCTATACCTGCCCGATGCACCCCTTTATCATCCAGGACAAGCCGGGTAGCTGCCCGATCTGCGGCATGGAGCTGATCAAGAAGCTGAGTGATGCCCAGAACGTCGCGCAGACCCCGGAACAGCGGCAACAGGCCGAAAAACTGGGCCATATCGCCCTGTCCACCACCCAGCGGGTGATGGCCAATGTGGCGACCCAGGCCGCTGCCGTCCGGACCATCAGCAAAGAGATCTCCGCTGTTGGCGTTGTGCAGTACGACCAGTCCCGCCAGGCCAAGGTAACCGCCTGGATTGCCGGACGGATCGACCGGCTGCATGTGGATACGGTGGGGGCCTATGTTGCCAAGAACAGACCGGTGGCAGAGGTCTATTCGCCTGAACTGCTGGCTTCGCAGCAGGAATACCTGCTGGCGGTCAAGAGCCGGGAGCAGCTCAAGAACTCGCCGATCCCCTCGATAGCCCAGAACGGCGAGGGGCTGGTGGCCTCGGCCCGTCAGCGCCTGATGCTGTACGGGGTGAAAGAGAGCCAGATCGCCGAGCTGGAGCGGGCAGGCAAACCGAACATCCGCCTGCCGATCTACACCCCGCTCTCCGGGGTGGTGACCGAGAAGCTGGTGCAGCAGGGACAGTACGTGAATGTGGGCGATGCCCTGTTCAATATCGCCGATCTTTCCCGGGTCTGGATCGAGGTCGAGGTCTACGAGAGCGAGTTCCAGAACATCAAGATCGGCCAGACCGTGGAGATCGCCTCCCAGTCCTTTCCTGGCAAGCGCTTCAGCGGCCACGTTGCCTTTATCTACCCCTTCCTTGATCCCAAGACCCGCACAATCAGGGCGCGGGTAGAGATGCCCAACCCAGGGCTTAAGCTGAAGCCGGACATGTTTGTGAACGCCGTCATCAAGGTGGGCTTGAGCCCGGCCATTGTGGTGCCGGTCAGTGCGGTGATGGATTCCGGCAAGCGCCAGGTGGTCTGGATAGAGACACAAGCGGGCGTATTTGAGCCGCGTGAGGTCAAGGTGGGGCAGCGCAGCGACGACCAGATCCAGATCCTGTCCGGCATCAAGGCGGGCGACAAGGTGGCGGTCTCCGGTGCCTACCTGATCGATTCGGAATCGCAACTGCGGGGCGGCGTGCCGCAGGACCACAGCCAGCACAGCGCTGGCGGTCAGGCCGCACCGGCAGCGGCCAAGAAGAGTGACGGGCTGGATATGGATGACATGAAGATGAAATGA
- a CDS encoding efflux RND transporter permease subunit, which translates to MIEKIIEYSARNRIVVLMLFGLITAWGIWAVYKTPVDAIPDLSDNQVIVFTDYPGRSPQVVEDQVTYPLATNLQGLPQVRAVRASSAFGFSMIYVIFEDKTDIYWARTRVLERLNYAASLLPAGVVPTLGPDGTGVGHVFWYTIEGKGYDLEQLRTLQDWFVRYQLNTVPGVAEVASIGGLVREYQIDLDPTKLQAYSISSAKVMEALKGSNKDVGGRLIEQADAEYLIRGQGYVKSLADLENVVVGADMRGTPIYVKNLGTVQLGGAIRRGMLDLNGQGEAVGGIVVMRYGENAKDVIDHVKEKIEALKKGLPPGVTIQVAYDRSDLIERAITTLKHALTEESIVVSLVILAFLLHFQSSLVIVLTLPIAVLISFITMKLMGVTSNIMSLGGIAIAIGVLVDAGVIMVENCYRRLSELSEEERKAQRLEVVIASAKQVGRAIFFSLAIIVLSFVPVFLLEGQEGKLFHPLAFTKTFSMVGSALIAITLVPVLMYYFMRGKMPREESNPVSTFFIRLYSPVIRWVLKWKKTTIALNVVALLVAVPLFMRLGSEFMPPLDEGSLLYMPVTLPNVSITEAKRIIQVQDSIIKSVPEVESVLGKVGRAETSTDPAPVSMFESIIILKPKGQWRPGIKKADIVAELDSKLQQVGVRNGWTQPIINRINMLSTGVRTDLGVKIFGSDLNVLRDLAIQAEGILKPIKGAADVVAERVTGGNYLDIEIDREAAARYGVSVDEIQNVISTALGGEMLTTTVEGRNRFPVRLRYLRDYRDNIPAIRRILVGGMGGSQVPLSLVTRLKVSTGAPEINSEGGLLRSIVFLNVRGRDMGGFVNEAKQVLDKQLKLPPGYYVAWSGQWENQVRAKARLQLLVPLGMVIIFILLYFTFHSALEASMVMLSVPFALVGGVYLVAALGYNMSVAVWVGFIALYGIAVETGVVMVIYLHEALDRRLAKGPVTEQDIYDATYEGAVLRLRPKLMTVAVALIGLVPIMWSSGTGADVMKPIAAPMIGGMISSAVHVLIMTPVIFVLMKKREMKKGTLQYSGMKH; encoded by the coding sequence ATGATTGAGAAAATTATTGAATACAGTGCCCGCAACCGGATCGTCGTGTTGATGCTGTTCGGCCTGATCACCGCCTGGGGGATCTGGGCGGTCTACAAGACCCCGGTGGATGCCATCCCGGACCTTTCGGACAACCAGGTGATCGTCTTCACCGATTATCCCGGCCGTTCACCCCAGGTGGTGGAGGACCAGGTCACCTATCCGCTGGCCACCAACCTGCAGGGGCTGCCCCAGGTACGGGCGGTACGGGCCTCATCCGCCTTCGGCTTCTCCATGATCTATGTGATCTTTGAGGACAAGACCGACATCTACTGGGCCCGCACCAGGGTGCTGGAACGGCTGAACTACGCGGCTTCGCTGCTGCCTGCCGGTGTGGTGCCGACCCTGGGGCCGGACGGCACCGGCGTGGGGCATGTCTTCTGGTACACCATCGAGGGCAAGGGCTACGATCTGGAACAGTTGCGCACCCTGCAGGACTGGTTTGTGCGTTACCAGCTCAACACCGTGCCGGGGGTGGCTGAGGTGGCCTCCATCGGCGGCCTGGTGCGGGAATACCAGATCGACCTGGACCCGACCAAACTGCAGGCCTACAGCATCTCCAGCGCCAAGGTGATGGAGGCGCTTAAAGGCTCCAACAAGGATGTGGGGGGACGGCTGATCGAGCAGGCCGATGCCGAGTACCTGATCCGTGGCCAGGGGTATGTCAAATCGCTGGCCGATCTGGAGAATGTCGTGGTCGGCGCGGATATGCGCGGCACCCCGATCTATGTCAAGAACCTGGGTACGGTGCAGCTGGGCGGCGCCATCCGGCGCGGTATGCTGGACCTGAACGGCCAGGGCGAAGCGGTGGGCGGCATTGTGGTGATGCGCTACGGCGAGAACGCCAAGGATGTGATCGACCATGTCAAGGAGAAGATCGAGGCCCTCAAGAAGGGCCTGCCTCCCGGCGTGACCATCCAGGTGGCCTATGACCGCTCCGACCTGATCGAACGGGCCATCACCACCCTCAAGCATGCCCTGACCGAGGAATCGATCGTGGTGTCGCTGGTGATCCTGGCCTTCCTGCTGCATTTCCAGAGCTCATTGGTGATCGTGCTGACCCTGCCGATTGCGGTGCTGATCTCCTTCATCACCATGAAGCTGATGGGGGTCACCTCCAACATCATGTCCCTGGGCGGGATCGCCATTGCCATCGGCGTGCTGGTGGATGCCGGGGTGATCATGGTGGAGAACTGCTACCGCCGCCTGTCCGAGCTGTCCGAAGAGGAGCGCAAGGCGCAGCGCCTGGAGGTGGTTATTGCCAGCGCCAAACAGGTGGGCCGGGCGATCTTCTTCTCCCTGGCGATCATCGTGCTCTCCTTTGTGCCGGTCTTCCTGCTGGAGGGTCAGGAGGGCAAGCTGTTCCACCCGCTGGCCTTTACCAAGACCTTCTCGATGGTCGGCTCGGCCTTGATCGCCATCACCCTGGTGCCGGTGCTGATGTACTACTTCATGCGGGGCAAGATGCCGCGGGAGGAGTCCAACCCGGTTTCCACCTTCTTTATCCGGCTCTACTCGCCGGTGATCCGCTGGGTGCTGAAGTGGAAGAAGACCACCATTGCCCTTAATGTCGTTGCGCTCTTAGTGGCGGTGCCGCTCTTCATGCGGCTGGGCAGCGAATTCATGCCGCCTCTGGACGAGGGCTCGCTGCTCTACATGCCGGTGACCCTGCCCAACGTCTCGATCACCGAGGCCAAGCGGATCATCCAGGTGCAGGACAGCATCATCAAGAGCGTGCCTGAAGTGGAGTCGGTGCTCGGCAAGGTGGGACGGGCCGAGACCTCCACCGACCCGGCACCGGTCTCGATGTTCGAGTCGATCATCATCCTGAAGCCCAAGGGACAATGGCGTCCCGGCATCAAAAAGGCCGATATCGTGGCCGAGCTGGACAGCAAGCTGCAGCAGGTGGGGGTCCGCAACGGCTGGACCCAGCCGATCATCAACCGGATCAACATGCTCTCTACCGGTGTGCGGACCGACCTGGGGGTCAAGATCTTCGGCTCCGACCTGAACGTGCTGCGTGATCTGGCTATCCAGGCCGAGGGTATCCTGAAGCCGATCAAGGGTGCAGCCGATGTGGTGGCTGAGCGGGTCACCGGCGGCAACTACCTGGATATCGAGATTGACCGCGAGGCAGCGGCCCGTTACGGGGTCAGCGTGGATGAGATCCAGAACGTGATCAGCACCGCCCTGGGGGGTGAGATGCTGACCACCACCGTGGAAGGGCGTAACCGCTTCCCGGTCCGGCTGCGCTACCTGCGGGATTACCGCGACAATATCCCGGCCATCCGCCGCATCCTGGTTGGTGGCATGGGAGGCAGCCAGGTGCCGCTCTCGCTGGTGACCAGGCTGAAGGTCTCCACCGGCGCGCCGGAGATCAACAGTGAAGGCGGCCTGCTGCGTTCGATTGTCTTCCTGAACGTGCGGGGACGCGACATGGGCGGTTTTGTCAACGAGGCCAAACAGGTGCTGGATAAACAGCTCAAACTGCCCCCCGGCTACTACGTGGCCTGGTCAGGCCAGTGGGAGAACCAGGTGCGGGCCAAGGCACGTCTGCAACTGCTGGTACCGCTGGGGATGGTGATCATCTTTATCCTGCTCTACTTCACCTTCCACTCGGCCCTGGAGGCCAGCATGGTGATGCTCTCGGTGCCGTTCGCCCTGGTGGGCGGGGTCTACCTGGTGGCAGCCCTGGGGTACAACATGTCGGTGGCGGTCTGGGTCGGTTTCATCGCCCTCTACGGCATTGCCGTGGAGACCGGGGTGGTGATGGTGATCTACCTGCATGAGGCGCTGGACCGGCGCCTGGCCAAGGGACCGGTCACGGAACAGGATATCTATGACGCCACCTATGAAGGGGCCGTACTGCGGCTGCGGCCCAAGCTGATGACCGTGGCGGTGGCCCTGATCGGCCTGGTACCGATCATGTGGTCCAGCGGCACCGGCGCCGATGTGATGAAGCCGATTGCCGCACCGATGATCGGCGGCATGATCTCCTCGGCCGTGCATGTGCTGATCATGACCCCGGTGATCTTTGTATTGATGAAAAAGCGGGAAATGAAAAAAGGGACGTTGCAGTACTCCGGGATGAAGCACTGA
- the cobU gene encoding bifunctional adenosylcobinamide kinase/adenosylcobinamide-phosphate guanylyltransferase — MANNTLITGGARSGKSRFAEELTRSFGPSLCYLATAQSLDGEMDERIHRHRLRRGTAWETLEEPLMIPQTLARIDGIYSAILLDCVTLWLSNLLLSCDENDPGCEEQVLSHVHRLAGTLRGMSTPVVLVTNEVGQGIVPENRLARIYRDIAGQANQLLAASCDAVYVTISGIPLKLK; from the coding sequence ATGGCCAACAACACCCTGATCACCGGCGGTGCACGCAGCGGCAAGAGCCGCTTTGCCGAAGAGCTGACCCGCAGTTTCGGTCCGTCACTCTGCTATCTGGCCACGGCCCAGTCCCTGGACGGCGAGATGGATGAGCGGATCCATCGCCACCGCCTGCGGCGCGGCACCGCCTGGGAGACCCTTGAAGAACCGCTGATGATCCCCCAGACCCTGGCCCGGATCGACGGCATCTACAGCGCCATCCTGCTGGATTGTGTCACGCTCTGGCTCTCAAACCTGCTGTTGTCCTGCGACGAAAACGATCCCGGCTGCGAAGAACAGGTCTTGAGCCATGTCCACCGGCTGGCCGGCACCCTGCGGGGGATGTCCACCCCGGTGGTGCTGGTGACCAATGAAGTCGGCCAGGGCATTGTGCCGGAAAACCGGCTGGCGAGGATCTACCGCGACATTGCCGGGCAGGCCAACCAGCTGCTGGCCGCCAGCTGTGATGCCGTCTACGTCACGATCAGCGGCATCCCGCTGAAACTCAAATAA